The Zhihengliuella sp. ISTPL4 genomic interval ACCGACACCGTGAAGCCGGCGCGATCGAGCGTGGCGGTGGCCTCCTCGACCGACTGTCCCACCACGTTCGGCACGTCGACGCGGACCTGACGGATGAGGTTGCCGTCCGGCTGAGGGAACGCATCGCCCCCGTACGCCATGTTCGCGGCATGCTGAGCGGTTCTCGCGAGCGGGTAGCGCACCTCGTTGAGGAGGTGGCTTCCGGTCCAGACGTTGAAGACGTTGTCGTGGTTGCCGTTCGAGCGTCCCGCCCACACCGCCGTGGCGACCTTCGTGCTCGATTCGATCATCATCGTCGACCAGAGGTCGTGGGTTCCGGTCTTGCCGATCAGCGGGGTTCCATCGAACGGGTTGGCCCGCGAACCGGTCCCTCCGCCGGCCATGACGCCTTGCAGCGCGTACGCCGCGGTCGCCGCGACCTCCTGGGACAGGACGCCCTCCGTGCAGGACGCCTTCGGGAGTTCCCGCTCCTTGCCCTCTGCGTCGATCACCTTGTCGATCGCGCGCGGAGTGCAGTACGTGCCGCCGCTGGCGACCGTCGCGTACGCGTTGGCCATCGCGATGGGCGAGATGTTCTTGGGGCCGAGCACGTCGTACGGCACGTTCTCCTCGGTGACCTTCTGACCGTTGGCCAGCGTGACGCCCATCTTGTCGGCGACCTTGTTGATGTCGCAGACGTCGAGCTTGGAGGCCATGGCGAAGTAGCCACTGTTGAGGGACTGCGCCGTGAAGGTCATGGGAGTCCCGGGATACCCGCGGCTGCGACCGAAGTTGCCGATCTCCGCCGTGTTCGTCGGCTGCGGGCTCCCGCAGACGGGGATCCTCAGGTTGGTCTGCACGGTGCCGTTGAGGTTCTCCCGCACCGAGTGACCCTTCTCGAGCCAGTCGATGAGGGTGAACAGCTTGTACGTCGACCCCACCTGGAATCCGCCGGACTTGCCGAACTTCTGGTCACCGGCGAACACGAGCGAGGAGTACGCCTGATCGGTGGTCGGCGTCTCGGAGAACATCGTGTTCTGGGTGATGGAGAGGATGCGTCCGGTGCCGACCTCGATGGAAACGCCGGCGGCGCCGAAGTACTTGTTGTCGAAGTTCGCCGGGACGACGTTGGCCATCTCCTGGGCCGCGGGGTCCTGCACGCGGAAGTCGAGCGAGGTGTAGATCTTCAGGCCGCCTCGGCGGAGCAGGTCGCGACGCTCCTGGATGTCGGCGCCGAAGGCCTCGTCGTTCTCGACGATCGACTTCACGTACTGGCAGAAGTAGGCGTTGCGGCCCGCCGCCGCGCAGCCCTGGACCGGCACGGTGATGGCGGGTTCGATCGCCGAGGCGATCGCCTCGTCGTACTGGGCCTTGGTGATCTTCTTGTCGGCGAGCATGCGGCCCAGCACGTAGTCGCGGCGGTCCTTCGCGTCCTTGTAGCCGTCCTCGGCGGAGTTGTGGGCGACGCCGTCGTCGGTCGTGTACGTCCCCTCCGGCTTGTCGATGCGGTAGGTGTTGGGGTTCTGCACGATACCGGCCAGCGTCGCGGCCTGAGGAACAGTGAGGTTCGCGGCGGTCGTGGAGAAGTAGTAGCGCGCCGCGGCTTCGATGCCGTAGACGGTGCCGCCGAAGTTCGCGATGTTCAGGTAGCCGAGAAGGATGTCGTTCTTCGAGTAGTCCTTCTCGATCTGGATGGCGTAGCGCATCTCCTGGAGCTTGCGCTCGATGCCGTCGACGCCGGACGCGTTCGTCGCGTCCTGCCAGCACTGCTGCAGGTCGTCGGCGTAGGTCTCGGAAGCGGTGTTCACGTTCTGCTCACACTGCTGGATGCGGACGTTCTTCACGAACTGCTGGCTGATCGTCGAGGCACCGCGGCTGGAGGTGCCGCGCACGTTGTCGACGAGCGCCTTGACGGTCGCGCCCAGGTTGACCCCGCCATGCGTGTAGAAGTTCTTGTCTTCGCTGGAGAGGATCGCGTCATAGAGGACAGGGGAGACCTGCTCGTAGGTGACCGGAACGCGGTTCTGCTCGTAGAAGGACGCCAGGACGACGGGCTGACCCTCGGGGCTCGTCGCGTAGATCGTGGACTGCTCCATCGGAGTGTCGACCTTCAGCACCTCGGGCAGCTCGTCGAAGATCGTCAATGCGGTGGTGCCGGCGACGCCGGTCATCGCGAGGACGGGGGTGACGCTGGCGGTGACCAGCAGACCGGCGATGGCGCTCAGTCCGACGAGCCCGACGAGACCGCCGAGCACGCCCTTCACCGTGCGGTTCTTTTGGGGCATACGCTTGATCGTAGGGGAGTTCCCTGAATACCGGCTTTGACGAGCGCGGCCCGGTCTGCCCTGGACGCGCCCTGATCGACAGGAGTGCCATGACCACGTGGGAGTACCTCACCACGCCGCTGCTGATCCACAACACCGCGGCCATCCTCAACAACTGGGGCAAGCAGGGCTGGGAGCTCGTCCAGGTGGTGCAGGGTCCCGAAGGCGGTCTGGTCGCCTACTTCAAGCGCCCCGTGACGACGGACGGCTCGACCAACGCCGGTCTCGCCGCCGCCGCCGAGGCTTCGCGCCAGTTCGAGGGAGGCCAGGCATGAGCATCGCCGCCCGTCTCTCCGAGCTCGGCATCGAACTGCCCGCCGTCGCCGCGCCGGTCGCCGCCTACGTGCCGGCCGTCGTGCACGGAGGCCTCGTCTACACCTCGGGCCAGCTCCCGTTCGTCGATGGCGCCCTCCCCACGACCGGCAAGGTCGGCGCTGAGGTGTCCGCGGAGGACGCGAAGGCCTACGCGCGCACGTGCGCGCTGAACGCGCTGGCCGCCGCCGCCGACGTCGCGGGCGGTGTCGACCGCATCGCGGGTGTCGTCCGCGTGGGCGGCTTCGTGGGCTCCGCGGAGGGCTTCACCGGACAGCCCGCCGTCATCAACGGTGCGAGTGAGGTGCTCGGTGAGATCTTCGGCGAAGAGGGCCGGCACGCCCGCGCGGCCGTCGGTGTGGCGGAGTTGCCGCTCGGCAGCCCCGTCGAGGTCGAGGTGACGTTCCGTCTCGCGTAGCCCCGAGACCCCGCATAATCGTCGAGACCCCCTGCTGCACGCATTCGCAGCAGGGGGTCTCGACGTGTAACCGGGGTCTCGCGCTACTTGACCTGCGCGGAGATGATGCTCATCACGGCGGTGTCGGCGAGCGTCGTGGTGTCGCCCACCTCGCGCCCCTCGGCGACGTCGCGCAGCAGTCGCCGCATGATCTTCCCGGAGCGGGTCTTCGGCAGCTCGCCGACGATGTAGACGTCCCGGGGACGGGCGATCGCGCCGATCTGCTCGCCCACCCAGAGCCGCAGCTGCTGCGCGAGTCCTGCGGGGTCGTGAGCGGAGAGGTAGCTCTCCTTGATGATCACGAACGCCACGACCGCCTGGCCGGTGGTCTCGTCCGAGGCGCCGACGACGGCTGCCTCCGCGGTGGCCTCGTGCGCGACGAGCGACGATTCGATCTCCGCGGTCGACAACCGGTGGCCGGAGACGTTCATGACGTCGTCGACCCGGCCGAGGAGCCAGAGGTCGCCGTCCTCGTCGAGCCGCGCCCCGTCGCCGGCGAAGTAGTAGCCCTGCTTCTCGAACTTCTCCCAGTACGTCTCGCGGAACCGCTCCGGGTCGCCCCAGATGCCGCGCAGCATGCTGGGCCAGGGTTCCGTGATGACGAGGAGGCCGCCGTTGCCGTTGCCGACCTCCTCACCCTGTTCGTCCACCACGTCGATCGAGATGCCGGGCAGCGGCACCTGCGCGGAGCCGGGCTTCGTCGCGGTGACGCCGGGAAGCGCCGACACCATGATCGCGCCGGTCTCGGTCTGCCACCAGGTGTCGACGATCGGGGTCGTGCCGGCGCCGATGACCTCGCGGTACCACATCCAGGCCTCGGGGTTGATGGGCTCGCCCACCGAGCCGAGCACGCGCAGCGACGACAGGTCGAACTTCTGCGGGACGCTGCGGCCGATCTTCATGAACGAGCGGATCGCGGTCGGGGCCGTGTAGAAGATCGAGACCTTGTACTTCTCGATGAGCTCCCACCAGCGGCCCGGGTGCGGGGTGTCCGGTGTGCCTTCGTAGAGCACCTGGGTCGCGCCGTTCGCGAGGGGGCCGTAGGTGACGTAGCTGTGACCGGTGATCCAGCCGATGTCGGCGGTGCACCAGTAGACGTCCGTCTCCGGTTTCAGATCGAAGACGTTCTTGTGCGAGTACGCCGCCTGGGTGAGGTAGCCCCCGGAGGTGTGCAGGATGCCCTTCGGCTTCCCCGTCGTGCCCGAGGTGTAGAGGATGAACAGCGGGTTCTCGGCGGGGAAGGCCTGTGCCGTGTGCTCGGCGGAGGCGGCCGGGACCACATCGTGCCACCAGAGGTCGCGGCCGTCGGTCCACTCCACCTCGTTCTCGCCGCGCCGGACCACGAGCACGTGCTCCACGGTCTGCTGTTCGCCTTCCCCGCGGTCGGCCAGGGCCTGGTCGACCGCCGGCTTCAGCGCTGAGACGCGGCCCTTGCGGTAGCCGCCGTCCGCCGTGATGACGAGCTTGGCGCCGGCGTCGTCGATCCGGGAGCGCAGGCTGTCCGCGCTGAAGCCGCCGAAGACGACCGAGTGGATCGCACCGACGCGCGCCACGGCGAGCATCGCGGCGATCGCCTCGGGGATCATCGGCAGGTAGATCGCGACGCGGTCGCCCTGACCGATGCCGAGCTCCTCGAGCACGTTCGCGACGCGCTTGACCTCGTCCGTCAGCTCGGCGTAGGTGATGCGGCGGCTGTCGCCGGGCTCGCCCTCCCAGAAGAGCGCGACGCGGTCGCCGTTCCCGGCGTCGACGTGCCGGTCGAGGCAGTTGTAAGCCACGTTGAGCTCGCCGTCGTCGAACCACTTGGCGAAGGGCGGGTTGCTCCAGTCGAGGACCTGGGTGAAGGGCTTGTGCCAGTGCACGAGCTCGCGGGACTGGTCGGCCCAGAAGCCCTCGCGGTCGGCCGCGGCGCGCTCGTAGAGCTCCTGCGAGGCGACGGATTGGGCGGCGAACTCCTCCGACGGCGCGAAGCGCCGGGTCTCGTCGAGAAGGTGATCGATCTGACTGCTCATCGGCAGGCGCTCCTTTGCGGCGTTCGGGTCGTGCAGGCGTGGTCGCAGGGGGACGCGACCAGGTCAGGGCGAATCTATCCCCGCCCCCTACGGCGGAGTACCGCCGAAAGTCGGTAGTGGAGCGGGTTTTGTCAGGACGGTCGCCTTGCGTACACTCGACGACAGCCGAAATCTCATTCCGGCCTTGGCGTGCCCGATTCCCCCGATCGAGAGCCGCCGTGGGCGGCATCTCATTCCCCCCGTGAGGTGCCGCCCTTTCTCGTGGGAGCGCTCCCTTCCTACGGCGCGCGATCGAGGCGTTCCTGCACCGTGGGACTGGGCGCTGGCTTGTGCACAGGATCCGAGCGACCGCACCGGCAGCCACCCGAGGTGCCGCACGTGCCGCCTAGCTTCGCCGTATGCCCGATCGATTCGTCATTCAGCCTCGGCTCTCCGGATCCGCCGAGGCGCCGCGGAGCCCACAGGAAAGGCTCCGGCGGGAGCCGGCCTTCGCTCCGCTCGCGCCGTTCCTCGACGATGAGGTCACGGACGTCTTCCTCAACGGCGCCGATGCGCTGTTCGTGGACAAGGGGAATGGTGCGTCCCGCGTGCCCTCCTGGCGGGCGACGGAACGCGAGATCCGCGAGCTCGCTGTCGCCCTCGTGGCGCTCGGTGGTCGGCATCTCGACGATCAGACGCCGTGCGTCGATGTGCGTCTCGGCTCAGGCGTTCGGGTGCACGCCGTCCTGGCGCCGGTGTCGACGCGGGGCACCGCCGTCTCCATCCGGATTCCCCGGGTGCAGGCGGCCGACCTCGACGCGCTGGCGAGGCGCCGAGCCTTCGACGCCCTGCAGCAGCGCTGGCTGCACACCCTCGTGCGGGACCGTGCCAACCTCCTCCTGACCGGTGGCACGGGCGCCGGGAAGACGACGCTGCTGTCGGCGCTGCTGTCCGCCGTTCCGCCCGATGAGCGGATCGTCACCATCGAGGACGTCGCGGAGCTGAGGCCCGAGCATCCGCACCACGTGGCGCTGGAGGTGCGGCAGGCCAACCTCGAGGGAGCGGGAGGAATCGATCTCGCGCGACTGGTCAGGGAGTCCCTCCGCATGCGCCCGGACCGTCTGGTCGTGGGGGAGTGCCGCGGCGAAGAGATCAGGGAGCTGCTCACCGCCCTCAACACCGGGCACGACGGCGGCGCCGGCACCCTGCACGCCAGTGGTCTTGCTGACGTCCCCGCCCGGTTGGAGGCGCTGGGCGCACTCGCCGGCATGGACGCGGTCGCACTCGCCCGCCAGGCGGTCAGCGCCTTCACGGTCGTGCTGCACCTCGAACGGACATCGGACGGGATGCGGAGGATCGCGAAGGCCGGCCGGTTCGTGATGGCGGCAGATCGCCTGGCGATCGAGGAGGTCGCGCCGTGGTGAGACTCTTCGCACGCACGTCGGCGCCGGGGGAGCAGCCTGACGCCGTGGATTCGGTCCTGACGCTCGCGGTGCTGCTGCAGGCCGGAGCCATACCGGTCGTCGCCTGGCGCCATCTCGCGTCGACGGGAGACCCCGTTGCGGCGGCCGTGCTCGCGCGGACAGATCAAGGCGTGCCGTTGGTCGCCGCGATCGAGGCGCAGGGCGGCATGTGGCGGGAACTGGCGGCGGCGTGGGAGATCGCCACGACCGTGGGCGCACCGCTGGCGGAGACGCTGCGCGCGATCGCCGAGGCGCTGCGCGATGCGGCGTCCGCGGCGGACGACGTGCAGGTGGCGCTGGCCGAGCCCGCGGGTACGGCTCGGCTCCTGCTCTGGATGCCGCTGGCCGGTCTGCTGCTCGGCGTCGCACTGGGGTTCGACGCTCTGGGCGTCATCGTCGGCAACCCGCTGGGGACCGCGTGCGTCGCCGCGGGCCTGCTGCTCGTCGTCGCCGCGCGGCTCTGGACAGGGCGGCTGCTGCGCCGCGCGCGTCCGGAACCCGGCACGCCAGGACTGGCGGCGGAACTCGTCGCGGTGGGACTCACCGGTGGCGCGCCGATCGATCGCGCGGTCGAACTCGCGTCCGAGACGGGGGTCGTCGATCCCGCGGGGCGTGGTCGCGTGCAGCAGGTGCTCGAGCTGTCTCGCGCGGCGGGCGTCCCGGCCGTGGAACTGCTCCGCGCGACGGCGGCGCAGGACCGGCATCGCGCGAGGGTCCGCGGTCGTCTCCGCGCCGCCCGACTCTCCACCCGCCTCCTGCTTCCGCTCGGCGTCTGCACACTGCCGGCGTTCCTCCTGCTCGGGGTCGCGCCCCTCCTGCTCAGCGTGCTCGCCGCCACACCGCTGCCCACGTGATTGCTCCGAAACCACCGAGAAGAAAGAGGAATGAAGATGAATGACACCCTCCCCACCTTGAACCGCCGTCGCGCTGTCGCGCTCTTCGGCGACGACACCGGTGCGGCGACCGCGGAGTACGCCATCACCACCATGGCCGCCGTGGCGTTCGCCGGGCTGCTGGTGGCCGTCATGCGCTCGGACGAGGTGCGCGGAATCCTCGCGGGCCTCGTCCGCCGCGCCCTGACCGTGTCATGACCCTGCCCCGTGAGCACGACCTTCGTCGTGGTGGTGCGGTGCGCCGACGGTGGCGCAGTGACGGGGGCGCGGTCGCCGCGGAACTCGCGCTGGCGCTCCCGGCCGTGGTGCTGGTGCTGCTGCTGGGCGTCGGGGCCCTCGCGGCGGGGTCTCGGCAGGTGGCACTGCAGGATGCGGCCGCCGACGCCGCACGGCTGCTCGGGCGCGGGGAGGATCCGTCCTCGGCTGCCCGGGTCGTGCACGGAGCGGTCCCCGGCGCCGGAGCCTCCTTCGGTCGCACGGACGATCTCGTGTGTGCAACGGCCACGCTTCAGGTCTCGGTCGGCGCCGTCATCAGCTTTCCGCTGCGCGCCTCGAGCTGCGCCTTGGACGGGGGACGCTGATGGCGGGCTCGGCGCTCGGGGCCACCCTCCTCGTTGTGTGCGCGACGCTCTCCGTCGGCCTCGCTGCGCTGGGCGGCGCGGCCGTCACCGCTCAGCGCGCGGCAGGGGCAGCGGACGCCGCCGCGCTCGCCGCCGCCGATTCCGCGAGCGGCGCTGTCCCGACCGGCGAGGAGCCGTGCACCCTCGCGGCGAGGGTCGCTGCCGCGACCGGGGCGACCCTCACGAGCTGTTCGCTGGAAGGGTACGTGGCGACCGTGTCGGTGGAGGCGGCGTACGCTGGACTCGCTGCCGTCTCCCGAGCCCGCGCCGGGCCACCCGAAGAACCATGACGGCGGCTCTACCCCTCGCCCGCTGTGAACGACCCTGGATAGCGGTGTGTATGGTGTGCTTCGAAGAAAGGACGCCCCTTGGCTGAAGGCAAGAAGCTCGTCATCGTCGAGTCCCCGACGAAGATGCGGTCTATTCAGGGATACCTCGGCGACGGTTACGAGGTGCTCAGCTCCGTCGGGCACATCCGCGACCTCGCCGACAAGAAGGACATCCCGGCCGAGGACAAGAAGGCGTACGGCAAGTACTCCATCGACATCGACAACGGCTTCGACCCCTACTACGTGGTCTCTGACCGCAAGACCAAGACGGTCGCCGAGCTCAAGCGCGCGCTCAAGCATGCCGACGAAGTCCTGCTCGCCACCGATGAGGACCGCGAGGGCGAAGCCATCGCCTGGCACCTGCTGGAGACGCTCAAGCCCAAGGTGCCGGTCAAGCGCATGGTCTTCCACGAGATCACCAAGGACGCGATCCAGGCCGCGGTCGGCAACACCCGGGAACTCGACCACGCCCTCGTCGACGCGCAGGAGACCCGGCGCATCCTCGACCGCCTCTACGGCTGGGACGTCTCGCCCGTGCTCTGGTACAAGGTCAAGACGGGGATCTCGGCAGGTCGCGTGCAGTCCGCCGCGACCCGCCTCATCGTCGACCGCGAGCGGGAGCGCATGGCCTTCGTCTCCGCGGAGTACTGGGACGTGGACGCCGATGCCGCTGCGACCGGTACGTCCTTCCGCATCCGCCTGGTGCGCGTGGACGGCGGGCAGCTCGCCCGCGGATCCGACTTCGACGACACCGGCAAGCTCAAGAAGGCGGTCGTCGTCCTCGACGAGGCCAAGGCATCGGCCCTGGCCCGCGCGGTGGACGCCGCAGGCGCGGGAACCGTCACCAAGGTCGAGGCGAAGCCCGGCACTCGCAGCCCCTACGCGCCGTTCACCACCTCCACGATGCAGCAGGAGGCGGGGCGCAAGCTCTCGATGAGCGCGAAGCAGGCGATGAGCGTCGCCCAGCGCCTCTACGAGAAGGGGTACATCACCTATATGCGAACCGACTCCACGGCGCTGAGCACCCAGGCGGTGCAGGCGGCGCGGAGCCAGGCCGTGGCTCTCTACGGCGACAACGCGGTGCCGCTCAAGCCGCGCGTCTACAAGTCCAAGAGCAAGAACGCCCAGGAGGCGCACGAGGCGATCCGTCCTTCGGGGGAGAACTTCCGCACACCGTCCTCGCTGTCCGGCGAGCTCGACCGCGAGGAGCAGCGGCTATACGACCTGATCTGGAAGCGCACCGTCGCGAGCCAGATGTCGGACGCCAAGTACGAGACGACGACCGTCACCATCGCGGTCGAGGCGGACGGCCAGACGGCGGAGTTCACCGCCTCCGGCACGGTCTACACGTTCAAGGGCTTCCTCGAGGCGTACGAGGAGGGTCGCGACGAGAAGCGCAGCGACGCCGACGCCGCGGAGAACCAGTCCCTGCCCGCCGTCTCCGTCGGCGACGAGCTGGCCGTGTCCGCCGCGGAGGCGAAGGGTCACCGCACCACGCCGAAGCCGCGCTACACCGAGGCCTCGCTGGTGAAGGTGCTCGAGGAGAAGGGCATCGGCCGTCCCTCGACCTTCGCCACGATCCCGGAGACCATCCTCGATCGCGGGTACGCGGTCAAGCGCGGCCAGGCCCTCGTGCCGACGTGGCTCGCGTTCAGCGTGGTGCGTCTGCTCGAGGAGCACTTCGCCGAGCTCGTCGACTATGACTTCACCGCGGCGCTCGAGGACGACCTCGACACCATCGCACGCGGCGAGCAGAACCGCGTGGAATGGCTGAAGTCGTTCTACTTCGGCTCCGACTCGCATGTGGGTCTTCGGCAGGTCGTCGACAACCTCGGGGAGATCGACGCCCGGGCGCTGAACTCGACGCGGATCACCGACACCGCGACGCTGCG includes:
- a CDS encoding transglycosylase domain-containing protein, translated to MPQKNRTVKGVLGGLVGLVGLSAIAGLLVTASVTPVLAMTGVAGTTALTIFDELPEVLKVDTPMEQSTIYATSPEGQPVVLASFYEQNRVPVTYEQVSPVLYDAILSSEDKNFYTHGGVNLGATVKALVDNVRGTSSRGASTISQQFVKNVRIQQCEQNVNTASETYADDLQQCWQDATNASGVDGIERKLQEMRYAIQIEKDYSKNDILLGYLNIANFGGTVYGIEAAARYYFSTTAANLTVPQAATLAGIVQNPNTYRIDKPEGTYTTDDGVAHNSAEDGYKDAKDRRDYVLGRMLADKKITKAQYDEAIASAIEPAITVPVQGCAAAGRNAYFCQYVKSIVENDEAFGADIQERRDLLRRGGLKIYTSLDFRVQDPAAQEMANVVPANFDNKYFGAAGVSIEVGTGRILSITQNTMFSETPTTDQAYSSLVFAGDQKFGKSGGFQVGSTYKLFTLIDWLEKGHSVRENLNGTVQTNLRIPVCGSPQPTNTAEIGNFGRSRGYPGTPMTFTAQSLNSGYFAMASKLDVCDINKVADKMGVTLANGQKVTEENVPYDVLGPKNISPIAMANAYATVASGGTYCTPRAIDKVIDAEGKERELPKASCTEGVLSQEVAATAAYALQGVMAGGGTGSRANPFDGTPLIGKTGTHDLWSTMMIESSTKVATAVWAGRSNGNHDNVFNVWTGSHLLNEVRYPLARTAQHAANMAYGGDAFPQPDGNLIRQVRVDVPNVVGQSVEEATATLDRAGFTVSVGEPVDSDQATNIVVAQDPSGQAAIGSTITISPSNGNGATVPDVTGKSPTAANAALIAAGFTTVERAGSCNAEDATVTSTDPAANTAATKSTPIRVTCK
- a CDS encoding DUF4177 domain-containing protein; the encoded protein is MTTWEYLTTPLLIHNTAAILNNWGKQGWELVQVVQGPEGGLVAYFKRPVTTDGSTNAGLAAAAEASRQFEGGQA
- a CDS encoding RidA family protein; the encoded protein is MSIAARLSELGIELPAVAAPVAAYVPAVVHGGLVYTSGQLPFVDGALPTTGKVGAEVSAEDAKAYARTCALNALAAAADVAGGVDRIAGVVRVGGFVGSAEGFTGQPAVINGASEVLGEIFGEEGRHARAAVGVAELPLGSPVEVEVTFRLA
- the acs gene encoding acetate--CoA ligase, whose product is MSSQIDHLLDETRRFAPSEEFAAQSVASQELYERAAADREGFWADQSRELVHWHKPFTQVLDWSNPPFAKWFDDGELNVAYNCLDRHVDAGNGDRVALFWEGEPGDSRRITYAELTDEVKRVANVLEELGIGQGDRVAIYLPMIPEAIAAMLAVARVGAIHSVVFGGFSADSLRSRIDDAGAKLVITADGGYRKGRVSALKPAVDQALADRGEGEQQTVEHVLVVRRGENEVEWTDGRDLWWHDVVPAASAEHTAQAFPAENPLFILYTSGTTGKPKGILHTSGGYLTQAAYSHKNVFDLKPETDVYWCTADIGWITGHSYVTYGPLANGATQVLYEGTPDTPHPGRWWELIEKYKVSIFYTAPTAIRSFMKIGRSVPQKFDLSSLRVLGSVGEPINPEAWMWYREVIGAGTTPIVDTWWQTETGAIMVSALPGVTATKPGSAQVPLPGISIDVVDEQGEEVGNGNGGLLVITEPWPSMLRGIWGDPERFRETYWEKFEKQGYYFAGDGARLDEDGDLWLLGRVDDVMNVSGHRLSTAEIESSLVAHEATAEAAVVGASDETTGQAVVAFVIIKESYLSAHDPAGLAQQLRLWVGEQIGAIARPRDVYIVGELPKTRSGKIMRRLLRDVAEGREVGDTTTLADTAVMSIISAQVK
- a CDS encoding TadA family conjugal transfer-associated ATPase — encoded protein: MPDRFVIQPRLSGSAEAPRSPQERLRREPAFAPLAPFLDDEVTDVFLNGADALFVDKGNGASRVPSWRATEREIRELAVALVALGGRHLDDQTPCVDVRLGSGVRVHAVLAPVSTRGTAVSIRIPRVQAADLDALARRRAFDALQQRWLHTLVRDRANLLLTGGTGAGKTTLLSALLSAVPPDERIVTIEDVAELRPEHPHHVALEVRQANLEGAGGIDLARLVRESLRMRPDRLVVGECRGEEIRELLTALNTGHDGGAGTLHASGLADVPARLEALGALAGMDAVALARQAVSAFTVVLHLERTSDGMRRIAKAGRFVMAADRLAIEEVAPW
- a CDS encoding type II secretion system F family protein, coding for MDSVLTLAVLLQAGAIPVVAWRHLASTGDPVAAAVLARTDQGVPLVAAIEAQGGMWRELAAAWEIATTVGAPLAETLRAIAEALRDAASAADDVQVALAEPAGTARLLLWMPLAGLLLGVALGFDALGVIVGNPLGTACVAAGLLLVVAARLWTGRLLRRARPEPGTPGLAAELVAVGLTGGAPIDRAVELASETGVVDPAGRGRVQQVLELSRAAGVPAVELLRATAAQDRHRARVRGRLRAARLSTRLLLPLGVCTLPAFLLLGVAPLLLSVLAATPLPT
- a CDS encoding DUF4244 domain-containing protein; the protein is MKMNDTLPTLNRRRAVALFGDDTGAATAEYAITTMAAVAFAGLLVAVMRSDEVRGILAGLVRRALTVS
- a CDS encoding TadE family type IV pilus minor pilin, which translates into the protein MTLPREHDLRRGGAVRRRWRSDGGAVAAELALALPAVVLVLLLGVGALAAGSRQVALQDAAADAARLLGRGEDPSSAARVVHGAVPGAGASFGRTDDLVCATATLQVSVGAVISFPLRASSCALDGGR
- a CDS encoding Rv3654c family TadE-like protein — encoded protein: MAGSALGATLLVVCATLSVGLAALGGAAVTAQRAAGAADAAALAAADSASGAVPTGEEPCTLAARVAAATGATLTSCSLEGYVATVSVEAAYAGLAAVSRARAGPPEEP
- the topA gene encoding type I DNA topoisomerase: MAEGKKLVIVESPTKMRSIQGYLGDGYEVLSSVGHIRDLADKKDIPAEDKKAYGKYSIDIDNGFDPYYVVSDRKTKTVAELKRALKHADEVLLATDEDREGEAIAWHLLETLKPKVPVKRMVFHEITKDAIQAAVGNTRELDHALVDAQETRRILDRLYGWDVSPVLWYKVKTGISAGRVQSAATRLIVDRERERMAFVSAEYWDVDADAAATGTSFRIRLVRVDGGQLARGSDFDDTGKLKKAVVVLDEAKASALARAVDAAGAGTVTKVEAKPGTRSPYAPFTTSTMQQEAGRKLSMSAKQAMSVAQRLYEKGYITYMRTDSTALSTQAVQAARSQAVALYGDNAVPLKPRVYKSKSKNAQEAHEAIRPSGENFRTPSSLSGELDREEQRLYDLIWKRTVASQMSDAKYETTTVTIAVEADGQTAEFTASGTVYTFKGFLEAYEEGRDEKRSDADAAENQSLPAVSVGDELAVSAAEAKGHRTTPKPRYTEASLVKVLEEKGIGRPSTFATIPETILDRGYAVKRGQALVPTWLAFSVVRLLEEHFAELVDYDFTAALEDDLDTIARGEQNRVEWLKSFYFGSDSHVGLRQVVDNLGEIDARALNSTRITDTATLRFGKYGPYLEVADPKDPEAKPRIVNVPEDLAPDELTAEKAQELIDAPVAGDRVLGVNPENGKVVVVKDGRFGPYVQENDPVSDDAVVDEATGEVVDLRQAQAPSAKGKRGAKKEAAPKPRTASLFRSMSVDTIDLDTALQLLSLPRVVGVDPETGDEITAQNGRFGPYLKKGADSRSLESESQIFDVTLEQALEIYQQPKYGARRASSALAEFEADPVSGKPIRVRDGRFGPYVTDGETNVTIPRGQTPDDITFEIAVQMLADKRAKGPAPKRGAAKKAPAKKAPAKKAPAKKAASTAKKSTAKTSTTSASRSAAAKKAAATRAANAAAKAAEKADS